In the Heptranchias perlo isolate sHepPer1 chromosome 45, sHepPer1.hap1, whole genome shotgun sequence genome, one interval contains:
- the LOC137306847 gene encoding catechol O-methyltransferase A-like isoform X2, whose translation MMFVLYAATATVIIYLLVFKLIPFLAQGNRWLVLLWHDWIYLHLRDWLTRSSQPERMLKYVREMATRGDPQSVVDTIDRFCNSVEWAMNIGDEKGLFLDQTVLDVNPGNVLELGTYCGYSAVRIARLLRPGARLYTVEFNADTAKVAKEIIAHAGVEDKVELLVGSSWDLIPELRKKFDVEKLDFVFLDHWKDSYVPDTKLLETCDLLRKGTVLLADNVICPGAPDYLEYVRQDPRYRSEYHPAHLEYTRVEDGLEKSVYLG comes from the exons ATGATGTTCGTTCTGTATGCAGCAACTGCGACCGTCATCATCTATCTACTTGTCTTTAAGCTGATTCCATTCTTGGCCCAGGGCAACAGGTGGCTGGTTCTCCTGTGGCACGACTGGATCTACCTGCATCTGCGCGACTGGCTGACCCGCAGCTCCCAGCCGGAGCGGATGCTGAAGTACGTCCGAGAGATGGCGACCCGCGGTGACCCACAGAGCGTGGTGGACACCATCGACAGATTCTGCAACAGCGTCGAGTGGGCCATGAACATCGGTGATGAAAAGG GTTTGTTCCTGGATCAGACCGTGTTGGATGTGAACCCCGGGAACGTGTTGGAATTAGGCACGTACTGCGGCTACTCCGCCGTGCGCATCGCCAGGCTCCTCCGGCCTGGGGCTCGTCTTTACACTGTGGAGTTTAACGCCGACACCGCCAAGGTAGCGAAGGAGATTATCGCCCACGCTGGGGTGGAAGATAAG GTGGAGCTTTTGGTGGGGTCGTCCTGGGACCTGATTCCGGAGCTCAGGAAAAAGTTTGACGTTGAGAAACTGGATTTTGTCTTCCTGGATCACTGGAAGGATAGCTATGTACCTGACACCAAACTCCTCGAG ACGTGCGACCTGCTTCGAAAAGGGACGGTCCTCCTGGCCGACAACGTGATTTGCCCGGGGGCCCCCGATTACCTGGAGTATGTCCGGCAGGACCCCCGGTACCGGAGCGAATACCACCCAGCCCACCTGGAGTACACCCGGGTCGAGGACGGTCTGGAGAAGTCAGTTTACCTGGGCTAA
- the LOC137306847 gene encoding catechol O-methyltransferase A-like isoform X1, which yields MLLATVFMQPSVEVMMFVLYAATATVIIYLLVFKLIPFLAQGNRWLVLLWHDWIYLHLRDWLTRSSQPERMLKYVREMATRGDPQSVVDTIDRFCNSVEWAMNIGDEKGLFLDQTVLDVNPGNVLELGTYCGYSAVRIARLLRPGARLYTVEFNADTAKVAKEIIAHAGVEDKVELLVGSSWDLIPELRKKFDVEKLDFVFLDHWKDSYVPDTKLLETCDLLRKGTVLLADNVICPGAPDYLEYVRQDPRYRSEYHPAHLEYTRVEDGLEKSVYLG from the exons ATGTTGTTGGCGACAGTTTTCATGCAGCCGTCGGTGGAAGTG ATGATGTTCGTTCTGTATGCAGCAACTGCGACCGTCATCATCTATCTACTTGTCTTTAAGCTGATTCCATTCTTGGCCCAGGGCAACAGGTGGCTGGTTCTCCTGTGGCACGACTGGATCTACCTGCATCTGCGCGACTGGCTGACCCGCAGCTCCCAGCCGGAGCGGATGCTGAAGTACGTCCGAGAGATGGCGACCCGCGGTGACCCACAGAGCGTGGTGGACACCATCGACAGATTCTGCAACAGCGTCGAGTGGGCCATGAACATCGGTGATGAAAAGG GTTTGTTCCTGGATCAGACCGTGTTGGATGTGAACCCCGGGAACGTGTTGGAATTAGGCACGTACTGCGGCTACTCCGCCGTGCGCATCGCCAGGCTCCTCCGGCCTGGGGCTCGTCTTTACACTGTGGAGTTTAACGCCGACACCGCCAAGGTAGCGAAGGAGATTATCGCCCACGCTGGGGTGGAAGATAAG GTGGAGCTTTTGGTGGGGTCGTCCTGGGACCTGATTCCGGAGCTCAGGAAAAAGTTTGACGTTGAGAAACTGGATTTTGTCTTCCTGGATCACTGGAAGGATAGCTATGTACCTGACACCAAACTCCTCGAG ACGTGCGACCTGCTTCGAAAAGGGACGGTCCTCCTGGCCGACAACGTGATTTGCCCGGGGGCCCCCGATTACCTGGAGTATGTCCGGCAGGACCCCCGGTACCGGAGCGAATACCACCCAGCCCACCTGGAGTACACCCGGGTCGAGGACGGTCTGGAGAAGTCAGTTTACCTGGGCTAA